One Prodigiosinella aquatilis DNA window includes the following coding sequences:
- a CDS encoding lactate utilization protein C, translated as MENRDAFLVGIAQQLGRDVRRTPEPLPTLMNNYARTRLTELSIQQRYEAFIDIASNVMLTHCELTSEADAAQAALQLCDRYGHAPVIVSGDSRLVALGITPWLQRECQAEVWSSIDSNAPIRQAEQAKIGVVYAEYGLTESGGVVLFSTAEQGCALSLLPESSIFVLRKSTILPRVAQLAQRLHQMTQQGERMPSCINLISGPSSTADIELIKVVGVHGPVNAAYLIIEDC; from the coding sequence ATGGAAAACCGTGATGCATTTCTGGTCGGGATCGCTCAACAACTTGGGCGCGACGTTCGTCGTACACCAGAACCGCTCCCAACGCTGATGAACAATTATGCCCGCACGCGGCTAACAGAACTGAGCATCCAACAGCGATATGAGGCGTTTATCGACATTGCTTCCAATGTCATGCTAACGCACTGTGAACTGACGTCTGAAGCGGATGCCGCGCAGGCGGCGTTACAACTGTGTGACCGATATGGACATGCTCCGGTGATCGTAAGCGGTGATTCCCGGCTGGTCGCTCTGGGCATTACCCCATGGCTACAGCGTGAATGTCAGGCGGAAGTCTGGTCATCAATCGACAGTAATGCGCCGATCCGCCAGGCCGAACAAGCCAAAATTGGTGTGGTCTACGCCGAGTACGGCCTGACTGAATCGGGTGGTGTAGTACTGTTCTCGACAGCGGAGCAAGGCTGTGCGCTCAGTTTACTACCCGAGTCCTCGATCTTTGTGCTGCGCAAGAGCACTATCCTGCCACGCGTCGCCCAATTGGCGCAGCGCCTGCATCAGATGACGCAGCAAGGCGAGCGTATGCCTTCTTGCATCAATCTCATCAGTGGGCCCAGCTCCACGGCAGATATTGAGCTGATCAAAGTGGTC